In Mycteria americana isolate JAX WOST 10 ecotype Jacksonville Zoo and Gardens chromosome 3, USCA_MyAme_1.0, whole genome shotgun sequence, a single genomic region encodes these proteins:
- the E2F6 gene encoding transcription factor E2F6 isoform X2: MANPAKWERLRPLRPDTLRPPMINLNVDDDVQFVRRTLKVKKPRFDASLVYLTRKFMDLVKTAPDGVLDLNEVATTLGVRKRRVYDITNVLDGIHLIQKRSKNLIQWVGSNLDQVVGKAPEQQNLKDELSDLSAMEEALDELIKDCAHQLFELTDDKENAKLAYVTYQDIRSIQAFQEQIVIAIKAPEETKLEIPIPKEDCIEVHVKSTKGPIDVYLCEVEQEKPGAKTFEDMDTVTSETEPSVPPDEVRSPGEEKNQTT, encoded by the exons ATGGCCAACCCTGCCAAGTGGGAGCGTCTGAGGCCGCTGCGGCCGGACACGCTGCGT CCACCAATGATCAACCTGAATGTGGACGATGATGTACAGTTTGTCAGAA GAACTCTGAAAGTCAAAAAGCCTCGATTTGACGCATCCTTGGTTTATTTGACCCGAAAATTCATGGATCTTGTCAAAACAGCTCCAGATGGTGTCCTTGATTTAAATGAAGTAGCAACAACGCTTGGAGTAAGAAAACGAAGAGTGTATGACATCACCAATGTGTTGGATGGAATCCACTTAATTCAGAAAAGATCTAAGAATCTTATTCAGTGGGT AGGTTCTAATCTTGACCAAGTTGTCGGAAAAGCACCAGAGCAGCAAAACCTTAAAGATGAACTTTCTGACTTGTCAGCCATGGAAGAAGCTCTGGATGAATTAATCAAGGATTGTGCTCATCAGTTATTTGAACTAACAGatgacaaagaaaatgcaaa ACTAGCTTATGTGACATATCAAGATATCCGTAGCATTCAGGCATTTCAAGAACAGATTGTGATTGCAATCAAAGCTCCAGAGGAAACGAAATTGGAAATACCAATTCCTAAAGAA GATTGCATAGAAGTACATGTGAAGAGCACAAAAGGACCCATTGATGTGTATCTATGTGAGGTGGAACAAGAGAAGCCAGGTGCCAAAACTTTTGAAGATATGGATACTGTCACTTCTGAAACTGAGCCATCAGTTCCTCCTGATGAAG tgAGATCTccgggggaagaaaaaaaccaaaccacctga
- the E2F6 gene encoding transcription factor E2F6 isoform X1: MANPAKWERLRPLRPDTLRVSEPPMINLNVDDDVQFVRRTLKVKKPRFDASLVYLTRKFMDLVKTAPDGVLDLNEVATTLGVRKRRVYDITNVLDGIHLIQKRSKNLIQWVGSNLDQVVGKAPEQQNLKDELSDLSAMEEALDELIKDCAHQLFELTDDKENAKLAYVTYQDIRSIQAFQEQIVIAIKAPEETKLEIPIPKEDCIEVHVKSTKGPIDVYLCEVEQEKPGAKTFEDMDTVTSETEPSVPPDEVRSPGEEKNQTT, encoded by the exons ATGGCCAACCCTGCCAAGTGGGAGCGTCTGAGGCCGCTGCGGCCGGACACGCTGCGTGTGAGTGAG CCACCAATGATCAACCTGAATGTGGACGATGATGTACAGTTTGTCAGAA GAACTCTGAAAGTCAAAAAGCCTCGATTTGACGCATCCTTGGTTTATTTGACCCGAAAATTCATGGATCTTGTCAAAACAGCTCCAGATGGTGTCCTTGATTTAAATGAAGTAGCAACAACGCTTGGAGTAAGAAAACGAAGAGTGTATGACATCACCAATGTGTTGGATGGAATCCACTTAATTCAGAAAAGATCTAAGAATCTTATTCAGTGGGT AGGTTCTAATCTTGACCAAGTTGTCGGAAAAGCACCAGAGCAGCAAAACCTTAAAGATGAACTTTCTGACTTGTCAGCCATGGAAGAAGCTCTGGATGAATTAATCAAGGATTGTGCTCATCAGTTATTTGAACTAACAGatgacaaagaaaatgcaaa ACTAGCTTATGTGACATATCAAGATATCCGTAGCATTCAGGCATTTCAAGAACAGATTGTGATTGCAATCAAAGCTCCAGAGGAAACGAAATTGGAAATACCAATTCCTAAAGAA GATTGCATAGAAGTACATGTGAAGAGCACAAAAGGACCCATTGATGTGTATCTATGTGAGGTGGAACAAGAGAAGCCAGGTGCCAAAACTTTTGAAGATATGGATACTGTCACTTCTGAAACTGAGCCATCAGTTCCTCCTGATGAAG tgAGATCTccgggggaagaaaaaaaccaaaccacctga
- the E2F6 gene encoding transcription factor E2F6 isoform X3: MINLNVDDDVQFVRRTLKVKKPRFDASLVYLTRKFMDLVKTAPDGVLDLNEVATTLGVRKRRVYDITNVLDGIHLIQKRSKNLIQWVGSNLDQVVGKAPEQQNLKDELSDLSAMEEALDELIKDCAHQLFELTDDKENAKLAYVTYQDIRSIQAFQEQIVIAIKAPEETKLEIPIPKEDCIEVHVKSTKGPIDVYLCEVEQEKPGAKTFEDMDTVTSETEPSVPPDEVRSPGEEKNQTT, translated from the exons ATGATCAACCTGAATGTGGACGATGATGTACAGTTTGTCAGAA GAACTCTGAAAGTCAAAAAGCCTCGATTTGACGCATCCTTGGTTTATTTGACCCGAAAATTCATGGATCTTGTCAAAACAGCTCCAGATGGTGTCCTTGATTTAAATGAAGTAGCAACAACGCTTGGAGTAAGAAAACGAAGAGTGTATGACATCACCAATGTGTTGGATGGAATCCACTTAATTCAGAAAAGATCTAAGAATCTTATTCAGTGGGT AGGTTCTAATCTTGACCAAGTTGTCGGAAAAGCACCAGAGCAGCAAAACCTTAAAGATGAACTTTCTGACTTGTCAGCCATGGAAGAAGCTCTGGATGAATTAATCAAGGATTGTGCTCATCAGTTATTTGAACTAACAGatgacaaagaaaatgcaaa ACTAGCTTATGTGACATATCAAGATATCCGTAGCATTCAGGCATTTCAAGAACAGATTGTGATTGCAATCAAAGCTCCAGAGGAAACGAAATTGGAAATACCAATTCCTAAAGAA GATTGCATAGAAGTACATGTGAAGAGCACAAAAGGACCCATTGATGTGTATCTATGTGAGGTGGAACAAGAGAAGCCAGGTGCCAAAACTTTTGAAGATATGGATACTGTCACTTCTGAAACTGAGCCATCAGTTCCTCCTGATGAAG tgAGATCTccgggggaagaaaaaaaccaaaccacctga